In Salvia miltiorrhiza cultivar Shanhuang (shh) unplaced genomic scaffold, IMPLAD_Smil_shh fragScaff_scaffold_101, whole genome shotgun sequence, a single genomic region encodes these proteins:
- the LOC131002283 gene encoding uncharacterized protein LOC131002283, with protein sequence MNWKKANKGITLKNMFWKAARSTNEEEFKISVQELKQENSAAYDDFMSRDFHKFCKAFLSTNAFSDMIDNNISETFNGYILNARGKHVIHMCEEIRTSLMVRQVKKYKEMSVVDDRICPAVRKQLEKRREYSANCHTFPALGGKFEVHIEAGNFVVNLGGRSCTCRVWDLTGIPCIHAISAVHFMNLDPADFVHDFYTVRKYLQAYEVGLEPVRGANMWPEVVGSIVKPPEVRKMPGRPKKKRRRDPEEKNTHKLSKHGVRMTCGKCHQEGHNIRGCKNEIVHKPPQEKRRRGRPSKKPSNISQEARATTTSSSRGQSTIVNEISRTQESRS encoded by the exons ATGAATTGGAAGAAAGCCAATAAGGGTATTACTTTGAAGAACATGTTCTGGAAAGCTGCTAGGAGCACCAATGAGGAGGAATTCAAGATTTCTGTCCAGGAATTAAAGCAAGAGAACTCAGCCGCATACGATGACTTCATGAGCAGAGATTTTCACAAGTTTTGTAAGGCATTTCTTTCAACTAATGCGTTTAGTGACATGATAGATAATAACATCAGTGAAACTTTCAACGGTTATATATTGAATGCTAGAGGAAAGCATGTTATCCACATGTGTGAAGAAATTAGGACTTCATTGATGGTTAGACAAGTTAAGAAATATAAGGAGATGTCTGTGGTTGATGATAGAATCTGTCCAGCTGTTAGAAAGCAACTTGAGAAGAGGAGAGAGTATAGTGCAAATTGTCATACATTTCCTGCTTTAGGTGGTAAGTTTGAAGTGCATATAGAGGCAGGcaattttgttgtaaatttaggTGGTAGGTCATGTACTTGTAGGGTGTGGGATCTTACGGGTATTCCATGTATACATGCCATCTCTGCAGTACATTTTATGAACTTGGACCCTGCTGATTTTGTACATGATTTCTACACTGTGAGAAAGTATTTACAAGCATATGAGGTTGGATTAGAACCTGTCAGAGGTGCTAATATGTGGCCTGAGGTTGTGGGTTCCATTGTGAAGCCTCCAGAAGTCAGAAAAATGCCTGGAAGACcgaaaaaaaagaggagaagaGATCCCGAGGAAAAGAATACCCACAAATTGAGCAAGCATGGTGTTAGGATGACTTGTGGAAAGTGTCATCAAGAAGGGCATAACATTAGGGGATGCAAGAATGAAATTGTGCATAAACCACCACAAGAAAAG aGGAGGAGAGGCAGGCCATCTAAAAAACCAAGCAACATCTCACAAGAAGCAAGGGCAACCACTACATCAAGTTCAAGGGGACAGAGCACGATTGTGAATGAGATCTCACGTACCCAAGAAAGCAGAAGTTGA